The following are encoded in a window of Salinibacter ruber DSM 13855 genomic DNA:
- a CDS encoding fasciclin domain-containing protein yields the protein MSTRSISAYVPRAAFLAVLGLALLAGPAVAQGYGDGEQPDIVDTAVEADDFNTLAQALEAAGLVEALKGEGPFTVFAPTDAAFDALPDGQLESLLQPENREQLQAILQYHVVGGKATASDVTSMSAAPTLEGRSVQIQVDDGTVRLMGQNSASVVQTDIEASNGVIHVIDSVLLPPEAGEGM from the coding sequence ATGTCTACCCGCTCAATCTCAGCATACGTCCCTCGGGCAGCCTTCCTTGCCGTTCTTGGGCTCGCGCTTCTGGCCGGGCCTGCAGTGGCACAAGGATACGGAGACGGCGAGCAGCCCGACATTGTCGACACGGCCGTGGAGGCCGATGACTTCAATACCCTTGCCCAGGCCCTGGAGGCCGCCGGCCTCGTGGAGGCCCTGAAGGGGGAGGGTCCGTTCACCGTTTTTGCTCCTACCGACGCAGCGTTCGACGCGCTGCCTGACGGCCAGCTTGAGTCTCTTCTCCAGCCTGAAAACCGAGAGCAGCTTCAGGCCATCCTGCAGTATCACGTTGTAGGGGGGAAGGCCACGGCCTCGGACGTGACCAGCATGAGCGCCGCCCCAACCCTTGAGGGCCGGTCCGTTCAGATTCAGGTCGACGATGGCACCGTCCGCCTGATGGGCCAGAACAGCGCCAGCGTTGTGCAGACCGACATCGAGGCGTCAAACGGCGTCATTCACGTCATCGACAGCGTTCTCCTTCCCCCGGAGGCCGGTGAGGGAATGTAG
- a CDS encoding RES family NAD+ phosphorylase — translation MVPPREAKTLSFDEKRVTVHEKEDLSEGLGARPYGPAGQQVGDQWGESEASAVLRVPSVVVPAEHNYLINPRHPEFEELEIGAPRPLALDLRLPAE, via the coding sequence TTGGTACCGCCTCGTGAGGCAAAAACCCTATCGTTCGATGAGAAACGTGTCACTGTCCACGAGAAGGAAGACCTTTCGGAGGGCTTGGGCGCCCGGCCCTACGGGCCCGCAGGCCAGCAGGTCGGAGACCAGTGGGGCGAGTCGGAGGCCTCCGCGGTTCTCAGGGTCCCAAGTGTAGTCGTGCCCGCCGAGCACAATTACCTGATCAACCCCAGGCACCCAGAGTTTGAGGAACTGGAGATTGGGGCGCCACGGCCCCTCGCGCTAGACCTGCGGCTGCCCGCTGAATGA